A region from the Candidatus Cloacimonadota bacterium genome encodes:
- a CDS encoding (2Fe-2S)-binding protein: protein MITVNGINYEIGNELKDKKLSEWLREDLMLTGTKIGCNIGVCGSCTVLVNSEAKRSCKLTLKDVEGSKVVTIEGIALEDGSLHPLQQAFMDAGAIQCGFCTPGMVLSALALLLKNHHPSREEIRQALKGNLCRCTGYQQIVDAVELAAKQMYPTPKH, encoded by the coding sequence ATGATTACTGTAAACGGAATTAACTATGAGATTGGCAATGAACTAAAAGACAAGAAGCTCTCGGAATGGTTGCGAGAGGACCTTATGTTAACTGGAACCAAGATTGGCTGCAATATTGGCGTATGTGGATCTTGCACAGTATTGGTGAATAGTGAAGCAAAGCGAAGTTGTAAGCTCACTCTCAAAGATGTTGAAGGCAGCAAGGTTGTTACCATAGAGGGCATTGCTTTAGAAGATGGAAGTTTGCACCCTCTACAACAGGCTTTTATGGATGCAGGTGCCATCCAGTGTGGTTTTTGCACTCCTGGCATGGTACTCTCGGCACTGGCTTTATTGCTTAAGAACCACCATCCTTCTAGGGAAGAGATACGTCAAGCACTTAAGGGCAATTTGTGTCGTTGCACCGGATATCAGCAAATAGTAGATGCAGTGGAACTTGCGGCAAAGCAGATGTATCCGACCCCAAAGCACTAA
- the ygeW gene encoding knotted carbamoyltransferase YgeW, whose product MQEITKRLQELENISSSLHGKDFLLTWENSVDNLKAVMLVAEILQLLHKAKKPWKIFDYGLAISIFRDNSTRTRFSFASAVNGLGLALSELDEVKSQIAHGETVRETANMISFLTEVIGIRDDMYPGEGHTYMKEVSDAVSEGFNNGVLAQRPALVNLQCDLDHPTQSLSDLLKLKDYFGGWEALKGKKIAMSWAYSPSYGKPLSVPQGVINLMTRFGMDVVLAHPEGYDLLPETLDSAASFAKESGGSFTHVHDMAQAFRDADVVYPKSWAPMAVMQKRTELLKQSDKQGLKDLEQHCLAENKRHMDWECTEAMMKLTKNGNALYEHCLPADISDVSCTHGEVAKSVFERYRLHTYQEAGYKPFVIASMIFNSKIKDVAGKLKSFI is encoded by the coding sequence ATGCAAGAAATAACAAAAAGACTCCAAGAGTTGGAAAATATCAGTTCCAGTTTGCATGGAAAGGATTTCCTTCTTACATGGGAAAACAGTGTAGACAACTTGAAAGCTGTAATGCTGGTTGCCGAGATTTTACAGTTGTTGCATAAAGCGAAGAAGCCATGGAAAATCTTTGACTACGGCTTAGCTATATCGATTTTTAGAGATAATAGTACTCGAACCCGCTTCAGCTTTGCTTCTGCGGTAAATGGTTTGGGGCTTGCTCTTTCAGAACTGGACGAGGTTAAATCTCAAATAGCTCATGGCGAAACTGTGCGTGAGACTGCAAACATGATTTCTTTCTTAACGGAAGTGATTGGCATAAGAGACGATATGTATCCAGGGGAAGGGCATACATACATGAAAGAAGTTTCCGATGCAGTAAGTGAAGGCTTTAATAATGGAGTTTTAGCACAACGCCCGGCACTGGTGAATTTGCAATGCGACTTAGATCACCCCACACAGAGCTTATCAGACTTATTAAAGCTAAAGGATTATTTTGGCGGATGGGAAGCTTTGAAGGGCAAGAAAATTGCTATGAGTTGGGCATATTCCCCTTCTTACGGCAAGCCTCTATCGGTTCCACAAGGAGTGATTAACCTGATGACCCGTTTTGGGATGGATGTGGTTTTAGCTCATCCCGAGGGCTATGACCTTTTACCGGAAACCTTAGATAGTGCTGCTTCTTTTGCCAAAGAGAGCGGAGGCAGTTTTACCCACGTACACGATATGGCTCAAGCTTTTAGGGATGCCGATGTTGTATACCCCAAATCTTGGGCGCCAATGGCAGTAATGCAGAAGCGCACTGAATTGCTAAAACAATCCGATAAACAGGGACTTAAGGATTTGGAACAGCATTGTTTAGCGGAAAACAAGCGTCACATGGATTGGGAATGCACCGAAGCCATGATGAAACTAACTAAAAACGGTAATGCTCTGTACGAGCACTGTTTGCCGGCAGATATTAGTGACGTAAGCTGTACACATGGTGAAGTGGCAAAAAGCGTATTTGAACGTTACCGCCTGCACACATATCAGGAAGCGGGTTACAAGCCTTTTGTTATTGCATCCATGATCTTCAACAGCAAAATCAAAGATGTGGCAGGCAAGCTAAAATCCTTTATTTAG